The Chloracidobacterium sp. genome contains the following window.
AGCGCTCGTCAAATACTATCACAAGCAGGCTGCGTCCGATCACACTAATGTAAATACTCTCGTGTTCGCCCTCGTGGACGACCGCCGGAAAAGTGTCTTCGCCGATTAGCTTGGCCATACTGCTGGTTGCCGCTACATTGCCGGCAGCCAGGCTCGAAAAACTGGTAGTATCCATATCGCCGATGTCCCCGTGAAAGGCGATCGGCTGACCATCGCGGTCAACTAGAAACACGACCCTGGCCGCACACTCGACACAGAGTCTTGCCAGGATTATCTTGATCCTATGGAATTGATGTTCTTGTATTATGAAGGGCGTTTCTGCCATCTGGTTTGTCTGCCCGAGAGCGCGACCGAGGGTTATATTAGATCCAGTGAATTGTAATTGACAATGCGGATGGACGAACTGAATCGCTCCATACCATTAAATTTAGCACACCGACACGCCGTGCGACAAGAGTTTTTTAGCCAACGACATTCGACCTGTGGCATTCGGATGCGGTCAAAATGACCTTCGCCATAAGAAAGATTGATACGGTGTAGAAAAAAATGATAATATTGGCAGAGTCGGCAGGCTCGCCGACTTCCTTGTAAAACAAGCTGTTATCTCGATCGATCGTGCCTTCCGGACCCGGGAGAGTTTCCCGTCAAGAATGAAGCATCATTTATTTTCCGACAATACATCAGGACTAAAGTTTGTCGCCATAGGCGGCGGC
Protein-coding sequences here:
- a CDS encoding roadblock/LC7 domain-containing protein, which gives rise to MAETPFIIQEHQFHRIKIILARLCVECAARVVFLVDRDGQPIAFHGDIGDMDTTSFSSLAAGNVAATSSMAKLIGEDTFPAVVHEGEHESIYISVIGRSLLVIVFDERSTVGLVKIRSKRASFEVAALLDEATRDSANYRLNQNSFFSEITDEDIDSLFS